Proteins encoded in a region of the Oxyura jamaicensis isolate SHBP4307 breed ruddy duck chromosome 17, BPBGC_Ojam_1.0, whole genome shotgun sequence genome:
- the GRIN1 gene encoding glutamate receptor ionotropic, NMDA 1 isoform X11 codes for MYPVLQVYAILVSHPPAPNDHLTPTPVSYTAGFYRIPVIGLTTRMSIYSDKSIHLSFLRTVPPYSHQANVWFEMMRVFNWNHVILIVSDDHEGRAAQKKLETLLEERESKSKKRNYENLDQLSYDNKRGPKAEKVLQFDPGTKNVTSLLLEAKELEARVIILSASEDDAATVYRSAAMLNMTGSGYVWLVGEREISGNALRYAPDGVIGLQLINGKNESAHISDAVAVVAQAVHDLFEKENITDPPRGCVGNTNIWKTGPLFKRVLMSSKYSEGVTGRVEFNEDGDRKFANYSIMNLQNRKLVQVGIYNGSHVLTNDRKIIWPGGETEKPQGYQMSTKLKIVTIHQEPFVYVKPTQADGTCREEFTINGDPVKKVFCTGPNETIPGRPTVALCCYGFCIDLLIRLAGVMNFTYEVHLVADGKFGTQERVNNSNKKEWNGMMGELLSGQADMIVAPLTINNERAQYIEFSKPFKYQGLTILVKKEIPRSTLDSFMQPFQSTLWLLVGLSVHVVAVMLYLLDRFSPFGRFKVNSEEEEEDALTLSSAMWFSWGVLLNSGIGEGAPRSFSARILGMVWAGFAMIIVASYTANLAAFLVLDRPEERITGINDPRLRNPSDKFIYATVKQSSVDIYFRRQVELSTMYRHMEKHNYESAAEAIQAVRDNKLHAFIWDSAVLEFEASQKCDLVTTGELFFRSGFGIGMRKDSPWKQNVSLAILKSHENGFMEDLDKTWVRYQECDSRSNAPATLTFENMAGVFMLVAGGIVAGIFLIFIEIAYKRHKDARRKQMQLAFAAVNVWRKNLQEETSEH; via the exons ATGTATCCTGTCCTGCAGGTCTATGCAATATTAGTTAGTCACCCTCCTGCTCCCAACGATCACCTAACACCAACACCCGTATCATACACAGCTGGCTTCTACAGGATCCCTGTCATTGGTCTGACAACACGCATGTCTATATATTCTGATAAG AGCATCCACCTGTCCTTTTTACGCACGGTCCCACCATACTCTCACCAGGCCAACGTCTGGTTTGAGATGATGAGAGTCTTCAACTGGAATCACGTCATTCTGATAGTCAGCGACGACCACGAAGGTCGTGCTGCACAAAAGAAGCTGGAGACCCTCTTGGAGGAGAGAGAGTCCAAG AGTAAAAAAAGGAACTATGAAAACCTCGACCAACTTTCCTATGACAACAAGCGAGGACCCAAG GCTGAGAAAGTGCTTCAGTTTGACCCTGGGACCAAAAATGTGACGTCATTGCTGCTGGAGGCTAAGGAGCTGGAGGCTCGTGTCATCATCCTCTCAGCCAG CGAGGATGATGCGGCAACGGTGTACAGATCAGCAGCCATGCTCAATATGACGGGCTCCGGCTACGTGTGGCTGGTGGGGGAACGGGAGATCTCGGGCAATGCCCTGCGCTACGCCCCTGATG GAGTCATCGGCTTGCAGCTCATCAATGGGAAGAACGAGTCAGCCCACATCAGCGATGCTGTCGCGGTGGTGGCCCAGGCTGTGCATGACCTGTTTGAAAAGGAGAACATCACCGACCCTCCGCGGGGCTGTGTGGGCAACACCAACATCTGGAAGACAGGGCCCCTTTTCAAGAG GGTGTTAATGTCCTCCAAGTACTCAGAGGGTGTCACCGGCCGGGTAGAATTCAatgaggatggggacaggaagTTTGCCAACTACAGCATCATGAACCTGCAGAACCGCAAACTGGTCCAGGTCGGGATTTACAACGGCAGCCAC GTCTTGACCAATGACCGGAAGATTATCTGGCCAGGGGGAGAAACTGAGAAACCTCAAGGCTATCAGATGTCGACCAAATTGAAG ATTGTGACGATCCACCAAGAGCCCTTTGTGTATGTGAAGCCCACGCAAGCAGATGGGACGTGCAGGGAAGAGTTCACCATCAATGGTGACCCTGTCAAAAAGGTCTTCTGCACGGGGCCCAATGAGACCATCCCAG GCCGCCCCACCGTGGCACTGTGTTGTTACGGCTTCTGCATTGACCTGCTCATCCGCCTGGCGGGGGTGATGAACTTCACCTACGAGGTTCACCTGGTGGCTGATGGTAAATTTGGTACCCAAGAGCGG GtgaacaacagcaacaagaagGAGTGGAACGGGATGATGGGCGAGCTGCTGAGCGGGCAGGCGGACATGATTGTGGCTCCCCTCACCATCAACAACGAGCGGGCACAGTACATCGAGTTCTCCAAGCCCTTCAAGTACCAGGGTCTGACCATCCTTGTGAAGAAG GAAATCCCCCGCAGCACGCTGGACTCATTCATGCAGCCCTTCCAGAGCACGCTTtggctgctggtggggctgtCTGTGCATGTGGTGGCGGTGATGTTGTACCTCTTAGACCGATTCAG cCCATTTGGCCGCTTCAAAGTGAacagtgaggaggaggaggaagatgccCTGACACTCTCCTCAGCCATGTGGTTCTCCTGGGGAGTCCTGCTGAACTCCGGCATCGGAGAAG GTGCTCCCCGGAGTTTCTCTGCCCGTATTCTTGGCATGGTGTGGGCTGGCTTTGCTATGATTATTGTGGCTTCCTACACTGCCAACCTGGCTGCCTTCCTGGTGTTGGACCGACCTGAGGAGAGAATTACAGGCATCAACGACCCCCGG CTGCGCAACCCCTCCGATAAATTCATTTATGCCACGGTGAAGCAGAGCTCAGTGGACATCTACTTCCGACGGCAGGTGGAGCTGAGCACCATGTACCGGCACATGGAGAAGCACAACTACGAGAGCGCTGCTGAAGCCATCCAGGCTGTGCGGGACAA CAAGCTCCATGCCTTCATCTGGGACTCGGCGGTCCTGGAGTTTGAAGCCTCCCAGAAGTGCGACCTGGTGACGACGGGGGAGCTTTTCTTCCGCTCCGGCTTTGGGATTGGGATGCGCAAGGACAGCCCGTGGAAGCAGAATGTCTCCCTGGCCATCCTCAA GTCCCATGAGAACGGCTTCATGGAGGATTTGGACAAGACTTGGGTGAGGTATCAGGAGTGTGATTCCCGTAGCAATGCCCCAGCAACACTCACCTTTGAAAATATGGCAG GTGTGTTTATGCTGGTGGCTGGAGGTATTGTTGCCgggatatttttaatattcatagaAATAGCTTACAAAAGGCATAAGGACGCGCGGAGGAAGCAGATGCAGCTGGCGTTTGCGGCCGTTAATGTGTGGAGGAAAAACCTGCAG GAGGAAACGTCAGAGCACTAG
- the GRIN1 gene encoding glutamate receptor ionotropic, NMDA 1 isoform X3, with product MYPVLQVYAILVSHPPAPNDHLTPTPVSYTAGFYRIPVIGLTTRMSIYSDKSIHLSFLRTVPPYSHQANVWFEMMRVFNWNHVILIVSDDHEGRAAQKKLETLLEERESKSKKRNYENLDQLSYDNKRGPKAEKVLQFDPGTKNVTSLLLEAKELEARVIILSASEDDAATVYRSAAMLNMTGSGYVWLVGEREISGNALRYAPDGVIGLQLINGKNESAHISDAVAVVAQAVHDLFEKENITDPPRGCVGNTNIWKTGPLFKRVLMSSKYSEGVTGRVEFNEDGDRKFANYSIMNLQNRKLVQVGIYNGSHVLTNDRKIIWPGGETEKPQGYQMSTKLKIVTIHQEPFVYVKPTQADGTCREEFTINGDPVKKVFCTGPNETIPGRPTVALCCYGFCIDLLIRLAGVMNFTYEVHLVADGKFGTQERVNNSNKKEWNGMMGELLSGQADMIVAPLTINNERAQYIEFSKPFKYQGLTILVKKEIPRSTLDSFMQPFQSTLWLLVGLSVHVVAVMLYLLDRFSPFGRFKVNSEEEEEDALTLSSAMWFSWGVLLNSGIGEGAPRSFSARILGMVWAGFAMIIVASYTANLAAFLVLDRPEERITGINDPRLRNPSDKFIYATVKQSSVDIYFRRQVELSTMYRHMEKHNYESAAEAIQAVRDNKLHAFIWDSAVLEFEASQKCDLVTTGELFFRSGFGIGMRKDSPWKQNVSLAILKSHENGFMEDLDKTWVRYQECDSRSNAPATLTFENMAGVFMLVAGGIVAGIFLIFIEIAYKRHKDARRKQMQLAFAAVNVWRKNLQRELRRRSKCIPEHALRTSGIHFGYPRAVAEPDLVTPSPVGKVTLIGTKAIGEESLSAPAAERGRSPRLAAPAPWRLVLPACANQPCRMVPQECQRDRLAPWSQDSPGKLPPHSERPSAHHHPSCTASPRHIIPTAPGGDACVPHRQLLQLE from the exons ATGTATCCTGTCCTGCAGGTCTATGCAATATTAGTTAGTCACCCTCCTGCTCCCAACGATCACCTAACACCAACACCCGTATCATACACAGCTGGCTTCTACAGGATCCCTGTCATTGGTCTGACAACACGCATGTCTATATATTCTGATAAG AGCATCCACCTGTCCTTTTTACGCACGGTCCCACCATACTCTCACCAGGCCAACGTCTGGTTTGAGATGATGAGAGTCTTCAACTGGAATCACGTCATTCTGATAGTCAGCGACGACCACGAAGGTCGTGCTGCACAAAAGAAGCTGGAGACCCTCTTGGAGGAGAGAGAGTCCAAG AGTAAAAAAAGGAACTATGAAAACCTCGACCAACTTTCCTATGACAACAAGCGAGGACCCAAG GCTGAGAAAGTGCTTCAGTTTGACCCTGGGACCAAAAATGTGACGTCATTGCTGCTGGAGGCTAAGGAGCTGGAGGCTCGTGTCATCATCCTCTCAGCCAG CGAGGATGATGCGGCAACGGTGTACAGATCAGCAGCCATGCTCAATATGACGGGCTCCGGCTACGTGTGGCTGGTGGGGGAACGGGAGATCTCGGGCAATGCCCTGCGCTACGCCCCTGATG GAGTCATCGGCTTGCAGCTCATCAATGGGAAGAACGAGTCAGCCCACATCAGCGATGCTGTCGCGGTGGTGGCCCAGGCTGTGCATGACCTGTTTGAAAAGGAGAACATCACCGACCCTCCGCGGGGCTGTGTGGGCAACACCAACATCTGGAAGACAGGGCCCCTTTTCAAGAG GGTGTTAATGTCCTCCAAGTACTCAGAGGGTGTCACCGGCCGGGTAGAATTCAatgaggatggggacaggaagTTTGCCAACTACAGCATCATGAACCTGCAGAACCGCAAACTGGTCCAGGTCGGGATTTACAACGGCAGCCAC GTCTTGACCAATGACCGGAAGATTATCTGGCCAGGGGGAGAAACTGAGAAACCTCAAGGCTATCAGATGTCGACCAAATTGAAG ATTGTGACGATCCACCAAGAGCCCTTTGTGTATGTGAAGCCCACGCAAGCAGATGGGACGTGCAGGGAAGAGTTCACCATCAATGGTGACCCTGTCAAAAAGGTCTTCTGCACGGGGCCCAATGAGACCATCCCAG GCCGCCCCACCGTGGCACTGTGTTGTTACGGCTTCTGCATTGACCTGCTCATCCGCCTGGCGGGGGTGATGAACTTCACCTACGAGGTTCACCTGGTGGCTGATGGTAAATTTGGTACCCAAGAGCGG GtgaacaacagcaacaagaagGAGTGGAACGGGATGATGGGCGAGCTGCTGAGCGGGCAGGCGGACATGATTGTGGCTCCCCTCACCATCAACAACGAGCGGGCACAGTACATCGAGTTCTCCAAGCCCTTCAAGTACCAGGGTCTGACCATCCTTGTGAAGAAG GAAATCCCCCGCAGCACGCTGGACTCATTCATGCAGCCCTTCCAGAGCACGCTTtggctgctggtggggctgtCTGTGCATGTGGTGGCGGTGATGTTGTACCTCTTAGACCGATTCAG cCCATTTGGCCGCTTCAAAGTGAacagtgaggaggaggaggaagatgccCTGACACTCTCCTCAGCCATGTGGTTCTCCTGGGGAGTCCTGCTGAACTCCGGCATCGGAGAAG GTGCTCCCCGGAGTTTCTCTGCCCGTATTCTTGGCATGGTGTGGGCTGGCTTTGCTATGATTATTGTGGCTTCCTACACTGCCAACCTGGCTGCCTTCCTGGTGTTGGACCGACCTGAGGAGAGAATTACAGGCATCAACGACCCCCGG CTGCGCAACCCCTCCGATAAATTCATTTATGCCACGGTGAAGCAGAGCTCAGTGGACATCTACTTCCGACGGCAGGTGGAGCTGAGCACCATGTACCGGCACATGGAGAAGCACAACTACGAGAGCGCTGCTGAAGCCATCCAGGCTGTGCGGGACAA CAAGCTCCATGCCTTCATCTGGGACTCGGCGGTCCTGGAGTTTGAAGCCTCCCAGAAGTGCGACCTGGTGACGACGGGGGAGCTTTTCTTCCGCTCCGGCTTTGGGATTGGGATGCGCAAGGACAGCCCGTGGAAGCAGAATGTCTCCCTGGCCATCCTCAA GTCCCATGAGAACGGCTTCATGGAGGATTTGGACAAGACTTGGGTGAGGTATCAGGAGTGTGATTCCCGTAGCAATGCCCCAGCAACACTCACCTTTGAAAATATGGCAG GTGTGTTTATGCTGGTGGCTGGAGGTATTGTTGCCgggatatttttaatattcatagaAATAGCTTACAAAAGGCATAAGGACGCGCGGAGGAAGCAGATGCAGCTGGCGTTTGCGGCCGTTAATGTGTGGAGGAAAAACCTGCAG AGAGAACTGAGAAGGAGGAGCAAATGTATCCCCGAGCATGCTCTACGCACCAGCGGGATACATTTTGGTTACCCCCGTGCGGTAGCAGAGCCAGACCTGGTCACTCCGTCCCCCGTCGGCAAGGTCACACTCATTGGCACGAAAGCAATTGGGGAGGAATCGTTGTCAGCGCCCGCCGCCGAGCGCGGCCG
- the GRIN1 gene encoding glutamate receptor ionotropic, NMDA 1 isoform X4: MYPVLQVYAILVSHPPAPNDHLTPTPVSYTAGFYRIPVIGLTTRMSIYSDKSIHLSFLRTVPPYSHQANVWFEMMRVFNWNHVILIVSDDHEGRAAQKKLETLLEERESKSKKRNYENLDQLSYDNKRGPKAEKVLQFDPGTKNVTSLLLEAKELEARVIILSASEDDAATVYRSAAMLNMTGSGYVWLVGEREISGNALRYAPDGVIGLQLINGKNESAHISDAVAVVAQAVHDLFEKENITDPPRGCVGNTNIWKTGPLFKRVLMSSKYSEGVTGRVEFNEDGDRKFANYSIMNLQNRKLVQVGIYNGSHVLTNDRKIIWPGGETEKPQGYQMSTKLKIVTIHQEPFVYVKPTQADGTCREEFTINGDPVKKVFCTGPNETIPGRPTVALCCYGFCIDLLIRLAGVMNFTYEVHLVADGKFGTQERVNNSNKKEWNGMMGELLSGQADMIVAPLTINNERAQYIEFSKPFKYQGLTILVKKEIPRSTLDSFMQPFQSTLWLLVGLSVHVVAVMLYLLDRFSPFGRFKVNSEEEEEDALTLSSAMWFSWGVLLNSGIGEGAPRSFSARILGMVWAGFAMIIVASYTANLAAFLVLDRPEERITGINDPRLRNPSDKFIYATVKQSSVDIYFRRQVELSTMYRHMEKHNYESAAEAIQAVRDNKLHAFIWDSAVLEFEASQKCDLVTTGELFFRSGFGIGMRKDSPWKQNVSLAILKSHENGFMEDLDKTWVRYQECDSRSNAPATLTFENMAGVFMLVAGGIVAGIFLIFIEIAYKRHKDARRKQMQLAFAAVNVWRKNLQRELRRRSKCIPEHALRTSGIHFGYPRAVAEPDLVTPSPVGKVTLIGTKAIGEESLSAPAAERGRSPRLAAPAPWRLVLPACANQDRKSGRAEPDPKKKATFRSITSTLASSFKRRRSSKDTQYHPTDITGQLNLSDPSVSTVV; the protein is encoded by the exons ATGTATCCTGTCCTGCAGGTCTATGCAATATTAGTTAGTCACCCTCCTGCTCCCAACGATCACCTAACACCAACACCCGTATCATACACAGCTGGCTTCTACAGGATCCCTGTCATTGGTCTGACAACACGCATGTCTATATATTCTGATAAG AGCATCCACCTGTCCTTTTTACGCACGGTCCCACCATACTCTCACCAGGCCAACGTCTGGTTTGAGATGATGAGAGTCTTCAACTGGAATCACGTCATTCTGATAGTCAGCGACGACCACGAAGGTCGTGCTGCACAAAAGAAGCTGGAGACCCTCTTGGAGGAGAGAGAGTCCAAG AGTAAAAAAAGGAACTATGAAAACCTCGACCAACTTTCCTATGACAACAAGCGAGGACCCAAG GCTGAGAAAGTGCTTCAGTTTGACCCTGGGACCAAAAATGTGACGTCATTGCTGCTGGAGGCTAAGGAGCTGGAGGCTCGTGTCATCATCCTCTCAGCCAG CGAGGATGATGCGGCAACGGTGTACAGATCAGCAGCCATGCTCAATATGACGGGCTCCGGCTACGTGTGGCTGGTGGGGGAACGGGAGATCTCGGGCAATGCCCTGCGCTACGCCCCTGATG GAGTCATCGGCTTGCAGCTCATCAATGGGAAGAACGAGTCAGCCCACATCAGCGATGCTGTCGCGGTGGTGGCCCAGGCTGTGCATGACCTGTTTGAAAAGGAGAACATCACCGACCCTCCGCGGGGCTGTGTGGGCAACACCAACATCTGGAAGACAGGGCCCCTTTTCAAGAG GGTGTTAATGTCCTCCAAGTACTCAGAGGGTGTCACCGGCCGGGTAGAATTCAatgaggatggggacaggaagTTTGCCAACTACAGCATCATGAACCTGCAGAACCGCAAACTGGTCCAGGTCGGGATTTACAACGGCAGCCAC GTCTTGACCAATGACCGGAAGATTATCTGGCCAGGGGGAGAAACTGAGAAACCTCAAGGCTATCAGATGTCGACCAAATTGAAG ATTGTGACGATCCACCAAGAGCCCTTTGTGTATGTGAAGCCCACGCAAGCAGATGGGACGTGCAGGGAAGAGTTCACCATCAATGGTGACCCTGTCAAAAAGGTCTTCTGCACGGGGCCCAATGAGACCATCCCAG GCCGCCCCACCGTGGCACTGTGTTGTTACGGCTTCTGCATTGACCTGCTCATCCGCCTGGCGGGGGTGATGAACTTCACCTACGAGGTTCACCTGGTGGCTGATGGTAAATTTGGTACCCAAGAGCGG GtgaacaacagcaacaagaagGAGTGGAACGGGATGATGGGCGAGCTGCTGAGCGGGCAGGCGGACATGATTGTGGCTCCCCTCACCATCAACAACGAGCGGGCACAGTACATCGAGTTCTCCAAGCCCTTCAAGTACCAGGGTCTGACCATCCTTGTGAAGAAG GAAATCCCCCGCAGCACGCTGGACTCATTCATGCAGCCCTTCCAGAGCACGCTTtggctgctggtggggctgtCTGTGCATGTGGTGGCGGTGATGTTGTACCTCTTAGACCGATTCAG cCCATTTGGCCGCTTCAAAGTGAacagtgaggaggaggaggaagatgccCTGACACTCTCCTCAGCCATGTGGTTCTCCTGGGGAGTCCTGCTGAACTCCGGCATCGGAGAAG GTGCTCCCCGGAGTTTCTCTGCCCGTATTCTTGGCATGGTGTGGGCTGGCTTTGCTATGATTATTGTGGCTTCCTACACTGCCAACCTGGCTGCCTTCCTGGTGTTGGACCGACCTGAGGAGAGAATTACAGGCATCAACGACCCCCGG CTGCGCAACCCCTCCGATAAATTCATTTATGCCACGGTGAAGCAGAGCTCAGTGGACATCTACTTCCGACGGCAGGTGGAGCTGAGCACCATGTACCGGCACATGGAGAAGCACAACTACGAGAGCGCTGCTGAAGCCATCCAGGCTGTGCGGGACAA CAAGCTCCATGCCTTCATCTGGGACTCGGCGGTCCTGGAGTTTGAAGCCTCCCAGAAGTGCGACCTGGTGACGACGGGGGAGCTTTTCTTCCGCTCCGGCTTTGGGATTGGGATGCGCAAGGACAGCCCGTGGAAGCAGAATGTCTCCCTGGCCATCCTCAA GTCCCATGAGAACGGCTTCATGGAGGATTTGGACAAGACTTGGGTGAGGTATCAGGAGTGTGATTCCCGTAGCAATGCCCCAGCAACACTCACCTTTGAAAATATGGCAG GTGTGTTTATGCTGGTGGCTGGAGGTATTGTTGCCgggatatttttaatattcatagaAATAGCTTACAAAAGGCATAAGGACGCGCGGAGGAAGCAGATGCAGCTGGCGTTTGCGGCCGTTAATGTGTGGAGGAAAAACCTGCAG AGAGAACTGAGAAGGAGGAGCAAATGTATCCCCGAGCATGCTCTACGCACCAGCGGGATACATTTTGGTTACCCCCGTGCGGTAGCAGAGCCAGACCTGGTCACTCCGTCCCCCGTCGGCAAGGTCACACTCATTGGCACGAAAGCAATTGGGGAGGAATCGTTGTCAGCGCCCGCCGCCGAGCGCGGCCG
- the GRIN1 gene encoding glutamate receptor ionotropic, NMDA 1 isoform X5, producing MYPVLQVYAILVSHPPAPNDHLTPTPVSYTAGFYRIPVIGLTTRMSIYSDKSIHLSFLRTVPPYSHQANVWFEMMRVFNWNHVILIVSDDHEGRAAQKKLETLLEERESKSKKRNYENLDQLSYDNKRGPKAEKVLQFDPGTKNVTSLLLEAKELEARVIILSASEDDAATVYRSAAMLNMTGSGYVWLVGEREISGNALRYAPDGVIGLQLINGKNESAHISDAVAVVAQAVHDLFEKENITDPPRGCVGNTNIWKTGPLFKRVLMSSKYSEGVTGRVEFNEDGDRKFANYSIMNLQNRKLVQVGIYNGSHVLTNDRKIIWPGGETEKPQGYQMSTKLKIVTIHQEPFVYVKPTQADGTCREEFTINGDPVKKVFCTGPNETIPGRPTVALCCYGFCIDLLIRLAGVMNFTYEVHLVADGKFGTQERVNNSNKKEWNGMMGELLSGQADMIVAPLTINNERAQYIEFSKPFKYQGLTILVKKEIPRSTLDSFMQPFQSTLWLLVGLSVHVVAVMLYLLDRFSPFGRFKVNSEEEEEDALTLSSAMWFSWGVLLNSGIGEGAPRSFSARILGMVWAGFAMIIVASYTANLAAFLVLDRPEERITGINDPRLRNPSDKFIYATVKQSSVDIYFRRQVELSTMYRHMEKHNYESAAEAIQAVRDNKLHAFIWDSAVLEFEASQKCDLVTTGELFFRSGFGIGMRKDSPWKQNVSLAILKSHENGFMEDLDKTWVRYQECDSRSNAPATLTFENMAGVFMLVAGGIVAGIFLIFIEIAYKRHKDARRKQMQLAFAAVNVWRKNLQRELRRRSKCIPEHALRTSGIHFGYPRAVAEPDLVTPSPVGKVTLIGTKAIGEESLSAPAAERGRSPRLAAPAPWRLVLPACANQQYHPTDITGQLNLSDPSVSTVV from the exons ATGTATCCTGTCCTGCAGGTCTATGCAATATTAGTTAGTCACCCTCCTGCTCCCAACGATCACCTAACACCAACACCCGTATCATACACAGCTGGCTTCTACAGGATCCCTGTCATTGGTCTGACAACACGCATGTCTATATATTCTGATAAG AGCATCCACCTGTCCTTTTTACGCACGGTCCCACCATACTCTCACCAGGCCAACGTCTGGTTTGAGATGATGAGAGTCTTCAACTGGAATCACGTCATTCTGATAGTCAGCGACGACCACGAAGGTCGTGCTGCACAAAAGAAGCTGGAGACCCTCTTGGAGGAGAGAGAGTCCAAG AGTAAAAAAAGGAACTATGAAAACCTCGACCAACTTTCCTATGACAACAAGCGAGGACCCAAG GCTGAGAAAGTGCTTCAGTTTGACCCTGGGACCAAAAATGTGACGTCATTGCTGCTGGAGGCTAAGGAGCTGGAGGCTCGTGTCATCATCCTCTCAGCCAG CGAGGATGATGCGGCAACGGTGTACAGATCAGCAGCCATGCTCAATATGACGGGCTCCGGCTACGTGTGGCTGGTGGGGGAACGGGAGATCTCGGGCAATGCCCTGCGCTACGCCCCTGATG GAGTCATCGGCTTGCAGCTCATCAATGGGAAGAACGAGTCAGCCCACATCAGCGATGCTGTCGCGGTGGTGGCCCAGGCTGTGCATGACCTGTTTGAAAAGGAGAACATCACCGACCCTCCGCGGGGCTGTGTGGGCAACACCAACATCTGGAAGACAGGGCCCCTTTTCAAGAG GGTGTTAATGTCCTCCAAGTACTCAGAGGGTGTCACCGGCCGGGTAGAATTCAatgaggatggggacaggaagTTTGCCAACTACAGCATCATGAACCTGCAGAACCGCAAACTGGTCCAGGTCGGGATTTACAACGGCAGCCAC GTCTTGACCAATGACCGGAAGATTATCTGGCCAGGGGGAGAAACTGAGAAACCTCAAGGCTATCAGATGTCGACCAAATTGAAG ATTGTGACGATCCACCAAGAGCCCTTTGTGTATGTGAAGCCCACGCAAGCAGATGGGACGTGCAGGGAAGAGTTCACCATCAATGGTGACCCTGTCAAAAAGGTCTTCTGCACGGGGCCCAATGAGACCATCCCAG GCCGCCCCACCGTGGCACTGTGTTGTTACGGCTTCTGCATTGACCTGCTCATCCGCCTGGCGGGGGTGATGAACTTCACCTACGAGGTTCACCTGGTGGCTGATGGTAAATTTGGTACCCAAGAGCGG GtgaacaacagcaacaagaagGAGTGGAACGGGATGATGGGCGAGCTGCTGAGCGGGCAGGCGGACATGATTGTGGCTCCCCTCACCATCAACAACGAGCGGGCACAGTACATCGAGTTCTCCAAGCCCTTCAAGTACCAGGGTCTGACCATCCTTGTGAAGAAG GAAATCCCCCGCAGCACGCTGGACTCATTCATGCAGCCCTTCCAGAGCACGCTTtggctgctggtggggctgtCTGTGCATGTGGTGGCGGTGATGTTGTACCTCTTAGACCGATTCAG cCCATTTGGCCGCTTCAAAGTGAacagtgaggaggaggaggaagatgccCTGACACTCTCCTCAGCCATGTGGTTCTCCTGGGGAGTCCTGCTGAACTCCGGCATCGGAGAAG GTGCTCCCCGGAGTTTCTCTGCCCGTATTCTTGGCATGGTGTGGGCTGGCTTTGCTATGATTATTGTGGCTTCCTACACTGCCAACCTGGCTGCCTTCCTGGTGTTGGACCGACCTGAGGAGAGAATTACAGGCATCAACGACCCCCGG CTGCGCAACCCCTCCGATAAATTCATTTATGCCACGGTGAAGCAGAGCTCAGTGGACATCTACTTCCGACGGCAGGTGGAGCTGAGCACCATGTACCGGCACATGGAGAAGCACAACTACGAGAGCGCTGCTGAAGCCATCCAGGCTGTGCGGGACAA CAAGCTCCATGCCTTCATCTGGGACTCGGCGGTCCTGGAGTTTGAAGCCTCCCAGAAGTGCGACCTGGTGACGACGGGGGAGCTTTTCTTCCGCTCCGGCTTTGGGATTGGGATGCGCAAGGACAGCCCGTGGAAGCAGAATGTCTCCCTGGCCATCCTCAA GTCCCATGAGAACGGCTTCATGGAGGATTTGGACAAGACTTGGGTGAGGTATCAGGAGTGTGATTCCCGTAGCAATGCCCCAGCAACACTCACCTTTGAAAATATGGCAG GTGTGTTTATGCTGGTGGCTGGAGGTATTGTTGCCgggatatttttaatattcatagaAATAGCTTACAAAAGGCATAAGGACGCGCGGAGGAAGCAGATGCAGCTGGCGTTTGCGGCCGTTAATGTGTGGAGGAAAAACCTGCAG AGAGAACTGAGAAGGAGGAGCAAATGTATCCCCGAGCATGCTCTACGCACCAGCGGGATACATTTTGGTTACCCCCGTGCGGTAGCAGAGCCAGACCTGGTCACTCCGTCCCCCGTCGGCAAGGTCACACTCATTGGCACGAAAGCAATTGGGGAGGAATCGTTGTCAGCGCCCGCCGCCGAGCGCGGCCG